A window of the Streptomyces luomodiensis genome harbors these coding sequences:
- a CDS encoding beta-ketoacyl synthase N-terminal-like domain-containing protein codes for MKAPRPDPGGAGNARDAVVTGLGFCLPGGAEPVFTAAQVWDIASHGRTVLVRNGIHFGSVDLSAGQFEERLPDIPEFFSRHYTDAHRYGLVSLVEACADAELDVHAGDLREAAVLVGRGSVDANVDSYLKLLGLDAESMSAFDALEIFVAAEQSVSPSDVAVVQGALTRTVGPCFTVSCGCSSAAVQIGNARRLIAAGEIDIAVVTGVDVSSLDLIRKGRRLLRGALHARDAMDAAGMPDLLPSMSSLMRPYDRRADCVNYGEGSATVVLESREHAQRRGAHLYGHVLATALTRDGLANPLATDDTGTQLARAVRACLGDRWRIEQVPYINGASDGGAAVTALEANTVRELYGPDSTVLLSSQEGCFGHHGAAAGCLGLALTCMMMEFGEVCPTTNCEQPADGLPFDPVPGTRTRPLDFDYALSFNYQIGGVKHAMLLGGPDTI; via the coding sequence GTGAAAGCGCCCCGGCCGGACCCGGGCGGCGCCGGCAACGCGCGGGACGCCGTCGTCACCGGCCTGGGTTTCTGTCTGCCGGGCGGCGCCGAACCCGTCTTCACCGCGGCCCAGGTGTGGGACATCGCCTCCCACGGCCGCACCGTCCTCGTCCGGAACGGCATCCACTTCGGCTCGGTCGACCTCAGCGCCGGGCAGTTCGAGGAACGCCTCCCCGATATCCCCGAGTTCTTCTCCCGCCACTACACCGACGCCCATCGGTACGGCCTGGTCTCCCTCGTCGAGGCGTGCGCCGACGCCGAGCTGGACGTCCACGCCGGTGACCTGCGCGAGGCGGCGGTGCTCGTCGGGCGCGGCAGCGTGGACGCCAATGTGGACAGCTATCTGAAACTGCTCGGCCTCGACGCCGAATCCATGTCCGCCTTCGACGCCCTCGAGATCTTCGTCGCGGCCGAACAGTCCGTGTCACCCTCCGACGTCGCCGTCGTCCAAGGGGCGCTGACCCGAACCGTCGGCCCCTGCTTCACCGTGTCCTGCGGCTGCTCGTCCGCCGCCGTGCAGATCGGCAACGCTCGCCGTCTGATCGCGGCCGGCGAGATCGACATCGCGGTGGTGACCGGCGTCGACGTCTCCAGCCTCGACCTGATCCGCAAGGGCAGGCGGCTGCTGCGCGGTGCGCTCCACGCCCGCGATGCGATGGACGCCGCCGGAATGCCCGATCTGCTGCCGTCCATGAGCTCCCTGATGCGTCCTTACGACCGGCGCGCGGACTGCGTCAACTACGGCGAGGGATCCGCCACCGTGGTCCTGGAGAGCCGGGAACACGCCCAGCGGCGCGGTGCCCACCTCTACGGCCACGTGCTCGCCACCGCCCTCACCCGCGACGGCCTGGCCAACCCGCTCGCCACCGACGACACCGGCACCCAGCTCGCCAGGGCGGTCCGTGCCTGCCTGGGCGACCGGTGGCGGATCGAGCAGGTGCCGTACATCAACGGCGCGAGCGACGGCGGCGCCGCGGTCACCGCGCTGGAGGCCAACACCGTACGCGAGCTCTACGGCCCCGACTCCACCGTGCTGCTCTCGTCCCAGGAGGGCTGCTTCGGCCACCACGGAGCAGCCGCCGGCTGCCTCGGCCTCGCCCTGACCTGCATGATGATGGAGTTCGGCGAGGTGTGCCCCACCACCAACTGCGAACAGCCCGCGGACGGACTCCCCTTCGATCCCGTCCCCGGCACCCGCACCCGTCCCCTCGACTTCGACTACGCGCTCAGCTTCAACTACCAGATCGGTGGGGTGAAGCACGCGATGCTGCTGGGTGGCCCGGACACCATATGA